The genomic interval CCTGCGACAAATCTTCTTTTGGGCTTAATTGATGAATTTAAGGGCCAGAAGCGCAAATTCAAAATATCTTATTCTCTTTCAGGAGTTTTTCTTGACGCTTTGGAAAAGTATGACAAGAATCTTCTTGAGCTTTTCAAACAGATCGCAAAGACAAAATGCGGGGAGTTCCTTAATGAGACGTACTATCATTCGCTTTCAAGCTTTTGGGGTGCGGGAACCGGGCGAGAGGAATTCAAAGAGCAGGTGAAGATGCATGGGGAGTGTATACGCAGCCTTCTGGGCTACAAGGCAACGGCTTTCAGGAACACCGAGCTTCTCTACAATAATCTTATTGCGAAAACAGTCGAAGAAATGGGCTATAAAGTGATGCTTACAGAAGGCATTGAAAGAATACTGGAAGGGTGGAAGTCGCCCGAGCACATATATACCCCGCCTGAAAACATATCAAAAATTAAGGTGCTCTTGAGGAATTACCGATTAAGCGATGATATATCTTATAGGTTCTCAGCGCAATGGTCAGGTTCATGGCCACTTACTGCAGATAAATACGCCACTTGGCTTTCAGCATGTCAGGGCGAGACAATTAATTTATTCATGGATTATGAAACTTTCGGTGAGCACCAATGGCATGATACGGGAATATTTAATTTTATGAGGTATCTTCCGCAAGAAGCCCTCAAATACCCCCATATAGACTTTGCAACGCCAAGCGAAGTTGCAAACAGATATCCAGCGCGCGGAACAATCGATGTCAACGAGTTCTCGACGATTTCATGGGCTGATCTTGAGCGCGATGCATCTGCATGGCTTGGAA from Nanoarchaeota archaeon carries:
- a CDS encoding glycoside hydrolase family 57 protein, producing the protein MSSICFYFQVHQPRRIKPGHAIDTSGIKTPQAFEQAIFDDGKNLEILKKVSSKCYYPATNLLLGLIDEFKGQKRKFKISYSLSGVFLDALEKYDKNLLELFKQIAKTKCGEFLNETYYHSLSSFWGAGTGREEFKEQVKMHGECIRSLLGYKATAFRNTELLYNNLIAKTVEEMGYKVMLTEGIERILEGWKSPEHIYTPPENISKIKVLLRNYRLSDDISYRFSAQWSGSWPLTADKYATWLSACQGETINLFMDYETFGEHQWHDTGIFNFMRYLPQEALKYPHIDFATPSEVANRYPARGTIDVNEFSTISWADLERDASAWLGNGMQRFIFSELERVGKLVQQSKDQKLISVWRNLQTSDHLYYCCTKHWADGDVHKYFSPYGTPQNAFEGLVKSITHLEYIAKQAIKAGNKKAFLKESRIEVPEFASAPHPYQESLNTSL